A window of the Pseudomonas fluorescens genome harbors these coding sequences:
- a CDS encoding MucB/RseB C-terminal domain-containing protein, whose translation MRAIPLLSLLLSGWFIVPAHADEAQAWLTRLGQAEQQQSFHGTFVYERNGSFSTHNIWHRVQNGQVRERLLQLDGSAQEVVRIDGHTQCVSGTLIAGLGDSPNSAARPLDPQKLKNWYDLAVIGKSRVAGREAVIVSLTPRDQHRYGFELHLDKETGLPLKSLLLNDKGQLLERFQFTRLDTSEVPSDKDLQANSDCKTVTLDSDKASAVKTAQVWRSDWLPPGFELTSSSSHKDPETKTQVNSLLYDDGLARFSVFLEPLNGATVTDTRTQLGPTVAVSRRLTTPQGEMMVTVVGEIPIGTAERIALSMRNDGAATSKQ comes from the coding sequence ATGCGCGCCATACCTCTACTTTCGCTTCTGCTCAGCGGCTGGTTCATTGTTCCAGCCCACGCCGACGAGGCTCAGGCCTGGTTGACCCGCCTGGGCCAGGCCGAGCAGCAGCAAAGCTTTCACGGCACATTCGTTTACGAGCGTAACGGTAGTTTCTCTACCCATAACATCTGGCATCGCGTCCAGAATGGCCAGGTCCGCGAGCGTTTGCTTCAGCTCGACGGTTCGGCTCAGGAAGTCGTGCGCATTGATGGGCATACTCAATGCGTCAGCGGCACCCTGATTGCGGGTCTGGGAGACTCTCCCAATTCCGCCGCTCGTCCTCTCGATCCTCAAAAGCTGAAGAACTGGTATGACCTTGCAGTCATAGGCAAGTCGCGCGTAGCCGGGCGTGAAGCGGTGATCGTATCGCTGACGCCGCGGGATCAGCACCGTTACGGATTCGAACTGCATCTGGACAAGGAAACGGGTCTGCCGCTCAAGTCGCTGCTGTTGAACGACAAGGGACAGTTACTCGAAAGATTCCAGTTCACGCGGCTGGATACGTCTGAAGTCCCGTCCGATAAAGATCTGCAAGCCAACTCCGATTGCAAGACAGTCACTCTCGACAGCGACAAGGCTTCTGCGGTCAAGACCGCACAGGTCTGGCGTTCCGACTGGCTGCCTCCTGGTTTCGAACTTACCAGCAGTTCCTCGCACAAGGATCCGGAAACGAAGACACAGGTCAACAGCCTGTTGTATGACGATGGTCTCGCCCGTTTCTCCGTATTTCTTGAGCCGCTGAACGGCGCAACCGTCACCGATACCCGGACTCAACTGGGCCCGACCGTTGCCGTATCCCGCCGTCTGACAACGCCTCAGGGCGAAATGATGGTCACGGTGGTCGGCGAGATTCCGATCGGGACCGCCGAACGGATTGCCCTGTCGATGCGCAATGATGGCGCTGCAACCAGCAAGCAGTGA
- the dapA gene encoding 4-hydroxy-tetrahydrodipicolinate synthase encodes MIAGSMVALVTPMDAQGRLDWDSLSKLVDFHLKNGTHAIVAVGTTGESATLDVEEHIAVIKAVVKQVAGRIPVIAGTGANSTREAVELTRNAKEAGADACLLVVPYYNKPTQEGLYQHFKHIAEAVDIPQILYNVPGRTSCDMQAETVIRLSTVPNIIGIKEATGDLKRAKAIIDGVSKDFIVLSGDDPTAVELILLGGKGNISVTANVAPREMADLCEAALKGDAETARAINEKLMPLHKDLFIEANPIPVKWALVEMGLMHEGIRLPLTWLSAPCHETLRSALRQCNVLV; translated from the coding sequence ATGATTGCGGGCAGTATGGTGGCACTGGTCACACCCATGGATGCACAAGGGCGTCTTGACTGGGACAGCCTCAGCAAACTCGTGGACTTCCATCTCAAGAACGGCACCCATGCCATTGTCGCGGTCGGCACCACCGGCGAGTCGGCAACCCTTGATGTAGAAGAACACATCGCCGTCATCAAAGCCGTGGTCAAACAGGTTGCCGGTCGCATTCCGGTGATCGCCGGTACCGGTGCCAACTCGACCCGCGAAGCGGTCGAGCTGACCCGCAATGCCAAGGAAGCCGGCGCCGATGCGTGCCTGCTGGTAGTTCCGTACTACAACAAGCCGACCCAGGAAGGCCTGTACCAGCACTTCAAGCACATCGCCGAAGCGGTCGACATCCCGCAGATTCTCTACAACGTTCCTGGCCGCACCTCCTGCGACATGCAGGCCGAGACCGTGATCCGCCTGTCCACCGTGCCGAACATCATCGGCATCAAGGAAGCGACCGGCGACCTGAAACGCGCCAAGGCGATCATCGACGGCGTGAGCAAGGACTTCATCGTGCTGTCCGGCGATGATCCGACCGCAGTCGAGCTGATTCTGCTGGGCGGTAAAGGCAACATCTCCGTCACCGCCAACGTCGCCCCGCGCGAAATGGCCGACCTGTGCGAGGCCGCGCTCAAGGGCGACGCCGAGACCGCACGGGCCATCAACGAAAAACTGATGCCGCTGCACAAGGACCTGTTCATCGAAGCCAACCCGATTCCGGTGAAGTGGGCTTTGGTCGAAATGGGCCTGATGCACGAAGGCATCCGCCTGCCGCTGACCTGGCTGAGCGCTCCTTGTCATGAAACGCTGCGCTCGGCCCTGCGCCAGTGCAACGTCCTGGTTTAA
- a CDS encoding sulfurtransferase TusA family protein, whose translation MTDAVAHDCELDASGLNCPLPLLKAKMELNKLPSGAVLKVIATDAGSQRDFRTFAKLAGHTLLREEDEAGVYRYWLKKA comes from the coding sequence ATGACCGACGCTGTAGCCCATGACTGTGAACTGGACGCCAGTGGCCTGAATTGTCCGTTGCCGTTGCTCAAAGCCAAAATGGAGCTGAACAAGCTGCCCAGTGGCGCGGTGCTGAAGGTGATTGCCACGGATGCCGGCTCGCAACGCGACTTTCGCACCTTTGCCAAGTTGGCCGGTCATACGCTGCTGCGTGAAGAAGACGAGGCGGGTGTCTACCGTTACTGGCTGAAAAAAGCCTGA
- a CDS encoding sigma-E factor negative regulatory protein has translation MSREALQESLSAVMDNEADELELRRVLNALDDVETRETWARYQIARAAMHKDLLLPRLDLAAAVSAALEDEATPAKVSRGPWRSLGRLAVAASVTVAVLAGVRLYNQDEIAGVELAQQSNQPVLATPQVKGPAVLAGYNESSEATGPMANGVLQGQPGWHDQRLPGYLRQHAQQAALKGTESALPYARAASLENR, from the coding sequence ATGAGTCGTGAAGCCCTGCAGGAATCGCTGTCCGCAGTGATGGATAACGAAGCGGACGAACTGGAATTGCGTCGAGTGCTCAATGCACTGGACGATGTTGAAACCCGTGAAACCTGGGCTCGTTACCAGATCGCTCGGGCAGCCATGCACAAGGATCTGTTGCTTCCACGTCTGGATCTCGCTGCGGCCGTTTCTGCTGCACTGGAAGACGAAGCGACCCCTGCCAAGGTGTCCCGCGGCCCATGGCGCAGCCTCGGTCGTCTGGCCGTAGCCGCTTCGGTGACCGTTGCCGTTCTGGCGGGTGTTCGCCTGTACAACCAGGACGAAATCGCCGGCGTCGAACTCGCCCAGCAATCCAATCAGCCAGTGTTGGCCACTCCTCAGGTCAAAGGGCCGGCGGTATTGGCAGGCTACAATGAGAGTTCGGAAGCCACTGGCCCAATGGCCAATGGCGTATTGCAAGGTCAGCCAGGCTGGCACGATCAGCGTCTGCCAGGTTACCTGCGTCAACACGCTCAACAGGCTGCCTTGAAAGGCACCGAGAGCGCGCTGCCTTATGCACGTGCAGCAAGCCTGGAAAACCGTTAA
- the nadB gene encoding L-aspartate oxidase, protein MSQQFQHDVLVIGSGAAGLSLALTLPGHLRIAVLSKGDLANGSTYWAQGGVAAVLDDTDTVESHVDDTLNAGGGLCHEDAVRFTVEHSKEAIQWLIDQGVPFTRDEQSGTEDGGFEFHLTREGGHSHRRIIHAADATGAAIFTTLLAQAKERPNIELLEQRVAVDLITERRLGLEGERCLGAYVLNRKTGEVDTFGARFVILASGGAAKVYLYTSNPDGACGDGIAMAWRSGCRVANLEFNQFHPTCLYHPQAKSFLVTEALRGEGAHLKLPNGERFMQRFDSRAELAPRDIVARAIDHEMKRLGVDCVYLDISHKPEAFIKSHFPTVYERCLGFGIDITKQPIPVVPAAHYTCGGVMVDQQGRTDVPGLYAIGETSFTGLHGANRMASNSLLECFVYARSAAADILEQLPDVAIPRALPAWDASQVTDSDEDVIIAHNWDELRRFMWDYVGIVRTNKRLQRAQHRVRLLLDEIDEFYSNYKVSRDLIELRNLAQVAELMIRSAMERKESRGLHYTLDYPDLLPEALDTILVPPTYAG, encoded by the coding sequence ATGAGCCAACAGTTTCAACACGATGTTCTGGTGATTGGCAGCGGCGCTGCCGGTTTGAGTCTCGCGCTGACCCTGCCCGGTCACTTGCGCATCGCGGTACTGAGCAAAGGCGACCTCGCCAACGGCTCGACCTATTGGGCACAAGGTGGCGTCGCGGCCGTGCTGGACGACACCGACACCGTCGAGTCCCATGTCGATGACACCCTGAATGCCGGCGGCGGCCTGTGCCATGAAGACGCGGTGCGTTTCACCGTGGAGCACAGCAAGGAAGCGATCCAGTGGCTGATCGACCAGGGCGTGCCCTTCACTCGCGACGAACAGTCCGGCACAGAAGACGGCGGCTTCGAATTCCACCTCACCCGCGAAGGCGGCCACAGCCATCGACGGATCATCCACGCAGCCGATGCCACTGGCGCCGCGATCTTCACAACCTTGCTGGCCCAGGCCAAAGAACGCCCGAACATCGAATTGCTCGAACAACGGGTAGCGGTCGATCTGATCACTGAGCGTCGACTGGGGCTGGAAGGCGAACGCTGCCTCGGCGCATACGTGCTCAACCGCAAAACCGGGGAAGTCGATACCTTCGGCGCACGCTTCGTAATTCTGGCTTCCGGCGGCGCCGCCAAAGTCTATCTATATACAAGTAACCCTGACGGCGCCTGCGGTGATGGCATCGCCATGGCCTGGCGTTCGGGCTGCCGGGTGGCGAACCTGGAGTTCAACCAGTTCCACCCCACCTGCCTCTATCACCCGCAAGCCAAGAGCTTTCTGGTCACCGAAGCCCTACGCGGCGAAGGCGCCCATTTGAAGCTGCCTAACGGCGAACGCTTCATGCAGCGCTTCGACTCACGTGCAGAACTGGCGCCACGGGACATCGTCGCTCGCGCCATCGACCATGAAATGAAGCGTCTGGGTGTCGACTGCGTCTACCTCGACATCAGCCACAAACCCGAAGCCTTCATCAAATCGCACTTCCCGACCGTCTACGAGCGCTGCCTCGGCTTTGGCATCGACATCACCAAGCAACCGATCCCGGTCGTACCGGCTGCGCATTACACCTGCGGCGGCGTGATGGTCGATCAACAGGGCCGCACCGATGTGCCCGGCCTGTACGCCATTGGCGAAACCAGCTTCACCGGCCTGCACGGCGCCAACCGCATGGCCAGCAACTCGCTGCTCGAATGCTTCGTCTACGCCCGTTCGGCAGCGGCGGACATTCTCGAGCAACTGCCCGACGTCGCGATCCCGCGCGCCCTGCCCGCCTGGGACGCCAGCCAAGTGACCGATTCCGATGAAGACGTGATCATCGCCCACAACTGGGACGAATTGCGGCGATTCATGTGGGACTACGTTGGCATCGTGCGCACCAACAAGCGCCTGCAACGGGCACAACATCGCGTGCGTCTGCTGCTGGACGAAATCGACGAGTTCTACAGTAACTACAAGGTCAGCCGTGACCTGATCGAGCTGCGCAACCTGGCGCAAGTGGCGGAGCTGATGATCCGTTCAGCCATGGAGCGCAAAGAAAGCCGGGGTCTGCATTACACCCTCGACTATCCGGACCTGCTGCCCGAAGCACTCGACACTATTCTGGTGCCGCCCACCTACGCCGGCTGA
- a CDS encoding glycine cleavage system protein R translates to MSTPTVREQFLVISALGANPMELTNVLCRASHENRCAVVTSRLTRHGECSALVLEVSGSWDALARLEGSLPVLAKRHAFTVNVVRSAALENRPQALPYVAYVSSAYRPDIINELCQFFMDHNVELENLTCDTYQAPQTGGTMLNATFTVTLPAGTQISWLRDQFLDFADAMNLDALIEPWRPQNPM, encoded by the coding sequence ATGTCCACCCCCACAGTTCGCGAACAATTCCTTGTCATCAGTGCCCTCGGCGCCAATCCCATGGAGCTGACCAACGTCCTGTGCCGCGCCAGCCATGAAAACCGCTGTGCGGTCGTCACTTCGCGCCTGACCCGCCACGGCGAGTGCAGCGCGCTGGTGCTCGAAGTCTCGGGCAGCTGGGACGCCCTGGCCCGCCTCGAAGGCAGCCTGCCCGTGCTGGCCAAGCGTCATGCGTTCACCGTCAACGTGGTGCGCAGCGCCGCCCTGGAAAACCGCCCGCAAGCCCTGCCGTACGTGGCTTACGTGTCTTCGGCGTACCGCCCGGACATCATCAACGAGCTATGCCAGTTCTTCATGGATCACAACGTCGAGCTGGAAAACCTGACGTGCGATACCTATCAGGCACCGCAGACCGGCGGCACCATGCTCAACGCCACGTTCACCGTGACCCTGCCCGCCGGCACCCAGATCAGTTGGCTGCGCGACCAGTTCCTGGATTTCGCCGACGCCATGAACCTGGATGCACTGATTGAACCGTGGCGCCCACAGAACCCAATGTAA
- the rpoE gene encoding RNA polymerase sigma factor RpoE, which produces MLTQEEDQQLVERVQRGDKRAFDLLVLKYQHKILGLIVRFVHDTHEAQDVAQEAFIKAYRALGNFRGDSAFYTWLYRIAINTAKNYLVSRGRRPPDSDVSSEDAEFYDGDHGLKDLESPERALLRDEIEGTVHRTIQQLPEDLRTALTLREFDGLSYEDIASVMQCPVGTVRSRIFRAREAIDKALQPLLQEN; this is translated from the coding sequence ATGCTAACCCAGGAAGAGGATCAGCAGCTGGTCGAACGCGTTCAGCGTGGCGACAAGCGAGCTTTCGATCTGCTGGTGCTGAAGTATCAGCACAAAATTCTCGGGTTGATCGTGCGTTTTGTGCACGACACCCATGAAGCCCAGGACGTCGCACAAGAAGCCTTTATCAAGGCATATCGAGCGCTTGGAAATTTCCGCGGCGACAGTGCGTTTTATACGTGGCTGTACCGCATCGCCATCAACACGGCGAAGAACTATCTGGTTTCACGCGGCCGTCGGCCGCCGGATAGCGATGTTAGTTCAGAGGATGCGGAGTTCTATGACGGCGATCACGGCCTGAAGGATCTCGAGTCTCCTGAACGTGCATTGCTGCGGGATGAGATCGAAGGCACCGTCCATCGAACCATTCAGCAACTGCCAGAGGATTTGCGCACGGCGTTAACTTTGCGTGAATTCGATGGTCTGAGTTACGAGGACATCGCGAGCGTCATGCAATGTCCGGTTGGTACCGTGCGCTCCCGGATTTTCCGCGCCCGGGAGGCCATCGATAAAGCCCTGCAGCCTTTGTTGCAGGAAAACTAA
- a CDS encoding M48 family metalloprotease — translation MTFLRPTLLTLACLLASPGFADDLPSLGDASSAIVSPQQEYQLGRAWLALLRSQVSQLNDPQLKDYVESSVYKLVETSQVNDRRLEFILINSPQLNAFAAPGGIVGVNGGLFLNAQTEGEYASVLAHELAHLSQRHFARGVEASQRMQVPMMAALLAGIVIAAAGAGDAGIAAIAGTQAAAIQEQRRFSRQNEQEADRIGILNLEKAGYDPRSMPTMFERLMRQYRFDAKPPEFLLTHPVTESRIADTRNRAEQAKPGGIEDSMRYQLIRARVQLTYEETPGLGAKRFRAQLDENPKNDVARYGLAIAQIKGGQLNEARENLTQLLAKSPNEIIYNLAQIDLDITNNKLTDAQSRVDRMLSQYPGNYPLNQVRVDLLLKQNRTADAEKALEGLLKSRPDDPDVWYQVAETRGLSGNIIGLHQARAEYFALVGDYRQAIQQLDFAKRKAGSNFPLSSRIDARQRELMEQERMVKDMMG, via the coding sequence ATGACTTTTTTGCGCCCTACCCTGCTGACGCTCGCTTGCCTGCTCGCCTCACCGGGCTTCGCCGACGACCTGCCGTCACTCGGTGACGCCAGCTCTGCCATCGTCTCGCCACAACAGGAATATCAATTGGGTCGCGCCTGGCTGGCGTTGCTGCGCAGCCAGGTTTCGCAGCTCAACGATCCACAGCTCAAGGACTACGTCGAGTCCAGCGTCTATAAACTGGTGGAAACCAGCCAGGTCAATGACCGACGCCTGGAATTCATCCTGATCAACAGCCCGCAACTGAACGCCTTCGCGGCACCGGGCGGGATTGTCGGGGTCAACGGCGGCCTGTTTCTCAACGCCCAGACCGAGGGCGAATATGCCTCGGTACTGGCTCACGAACTGGCTCACTTGTCCCAGCGCCACTTCGCCCGTGGCGTCGAGGCCTCGCAGCGCATGCAAGTGCCAATGATGGCGGCGCTGCTGGCCGGTATCGTGATCGCGGCCGCCGGCGCGGGCGATGCCGGCATTGCAGCGATTGCCGGCACCCAGGCGGCGGCGATTCAGGAACAACGGCGCTTCTCGCGTCAGAACGAGCAGGAAGCCGACCGCATCGGCATCCTCAACCTGGAAAAGGCCGGCTACGATCCACGCTCGATGCCGACCATGTTCGAGCGCTTGATGCGCCAGTATCGCTTCGACGCCAAGCCACCGGAATTCCTGCTGACTCACCCGGTCACCGAATCGCGGATCGCCGACACCCGCAACCGCGCCGAACAGGCCAAACCCGGCGGCATCGAAGACAGCATGCGCTATCAACTGATCCGCGCGCGGGTGCAGTTGACCTACGAAGAAACGCCGGGCCTTGGTGCCAAGCGCTTCCGCGCCCAACTGGATGAGAACCCGAAAAACGACGTGGCTCGCTACGGCCTGGCGATCGCCCAGATCAAGGGTGGCCAGTTGAACGAAGCACGGGAGAATCTCACGCAACTGCTGGCCAAATCGCCGAACGAGATCATCTACAACCTGGCGCAGATCGATCTGGACATCACCAACAACAAGCTGACCGATGCCCAGTCACGGGTCGACCGGATGCTCAGTCAGTATCCAGGCAATTACCCGCTGAATCAGGTGCGCGTCGATCTGCTGCTGAAACAGAACCGCACCGCCGATGCAGAGAAGGCGCTGGAAGGCTTGTTGAAATCACGTCCGGACGATCCGGATGTCTGGTATCAGGTCGCAGAAACACGCGGACTGTCCGGCAACATCATCGGCCTGCATCAGGCCCGTGCCGAATATTTCGCGCTGGTCGGCGATTACCGCCAGGCCATCCAGCAACTGGACTTCGCCAAACGCAAGGCCGGCAGCAACTTCCCACTGTCTTCGCGTATCGATGCCCGTCAACGCGAGCTGATGGAGCAGGAGCGCATGGTCAAGGACATGATGGGTTAA
- a CDS encoding AI-2E family transporter — MFKVLRDWIQRYFSDEEAVVLAVLLFLAFTAVLTLGGMLAPVLAGMVLAYLMQGLVVTLERLRVPGGAAVGLVFALFMGVLMVFIVVVLPLLWHQLITLFNELPGMLAKWQSLLLLLPERYPHLVSDEQVLQAIEAARGEIGKFGQWALTFSLSSLPLLVNIMIYLVLVPILVFFFLKDRAMIGEWVRGYLPRERALITRVAEEMNRQIANYIRGKVIEIVICGGVTYIAFVALGLNYAALLALLVGVSVVVPYVGAVVVTVPVLLIALFQWGWSDQFIYLMAVYGIIQTLDGNVLVPLLFSEAVNLHPVAIICAVLLFGGLWGFWGVFFAIPLATLFKAVLDAWPRKEPVVAPLL; from the coding sequence ATGTTCAAAGTGTTGCGCGACTGGATTCAGCGCTACTTCTCCGATGAGGAAGCGGTGGTGCTGGCGGTTTTGCTGTTTCTCGCCTTCACCGCTGTGCTGACGCTTGGCGGAATGCTCGCGCCAGTGCTGGCCGGGATGGTGCTGGCGTATCTGATGCAGGGGCTGGTGGTCACGCTCGAACGCCTGCGCGTACCCGGCGGCGCGGCGGTCGGTCTGGTGTTTGCGCTGTTCATGGGCGTGCTGATGGTGTTCATCGTCGTGGTGCTGCCGCTGCTCTGGCATCAGTTGATCACGCTGTTCAACGAATTGCCGGGGATGCTCGCCAAGTGGCAATCGCTGCTGCTGTTGCTGCCGGAGCGCTATCCGCATCTGGTCTCCGACGAGCAGGTGCTGCAAGCGATCGAAGCGGCGCGAGGCGAGATCGGCAAGTTTGGCCAGTGGGCGCTGACGTTCTCGTTGTCGAGCTTGCCGCTGCTGGTGAACATCATGATCTACCTGGTGCTGGTGCCGATCCTGGTGTTCTTCTTCCTCAAGGATCGGGCAATGATCGGCGAGTGGGTGCGCGGCTATTTGCCGCGTGAGCGGGCGCTGATCACTCGGGTGGCCGAGGAAATGAACCGGCAGATCGCCAACTACATTCGCGGCAAGGTCATCGAGATCGTGATTTGTGGTGGAGTGACTTACATCGCATTTGTCGCGCTGGGACTCAACTACGCGGCGTTGCTGGCTCTGTTGGTAGGCGTGTCGGTGGTGGTGCCGTATGTCGGGGCGGTGGTGGTGACCGTGCCGGTGCTGCTGATTGCGCTGTTCCAGTGGGGCTGGAGCGATCAGTTCATCTATCTGATGGCGGTGTACGGGATCATTCAGACCCTGGATGGCAACGTGCTGGTGCCGTTGCTGTTCTCCGAAGCGGTCAACCTGCATCCGGTGGCAATCATCTGCGCGGTGCTGTTGTTCGGCGGGTTGTGGGGATTCTGGGGAGTGTTCTTCGCGATTCCGCTGGCGACGCTGTTCAAGGCTGTGCTTGATGCGTGGCCGCGCAAGGAGCCAGTGGTGGCGCCACTGCTCTAG
- a CDS encoding peroxiredoxin has translation MAVVIDQPVTDFEAPATSGQTVSLSALKGKQVVIYFYPKDSTPGCTTEGQGFRDQYAAFKAANTEIFGISRDSLKSHENFKCKQEFPFELISDKDEAVCQLFDVIKLKKLYGKEYLGVDRSTFLIDKNGVLRQEWRGVKVPGHVDAVLAAAQALNKA, from the coding sequence ATGGCCGTTGTCATCGACCAACCGGTTACGGATTTCGAAGCGCCTGCCACCAGCGGGCAGACTGTCAGCCTGTCGGCCCTCAAGGGCAAGCAAGTGGTGATCTACTTCTATCCGAAGGACAGCACCCCGGGCTGCACCACTGAAGGTCAGGGTTTTCGCGATCAATACGCAGCATTCAAGGCTGCCAACACGGAAATCTTCGGGATTTCCCGCGACAGCCTGAAGTCCCACGAGAACTTCAAGTGCAAGCAGGAGTTTCCGTTCGAGCTGATCAGCGACAAGGACGAAGCCGTCTGCCAGCTGTTCGACGTGATCAAGCTGAAGAAACTCTACGGCAAGGAATACCTGGGTGTTGATCGCAGCACGTTTCTGATCGACAAGAACGGTGTACTGCGTCAGGAATGGCGCGGTGTGAAAGTGCCAGGACATGTCGATGCAGTGCTGGCTGCTGCTCAGGCGCTGAACAAGGCCTGA
- a CDS encoding DegQ family serine endoprotease, which translates to MSIPSLKSYLSIFATVLVLGQAVPAVQAAEAASPANLPDFTQLVEQASPAVVNISTTQKLPDRKVNQQMPDLEGLPPMLREFFERGMPPQQRSPRGDRQREAQSLGSGFIISPDGYILTNNHVIADADEILVRLADRSEMKAKLIGTDPRSDVALLKIEGKDLPVLKLGKSQDLKAGQWVVAIGSPFGFDHTVTQGIVSAVGRSLPNENYVPFIQTDVPINPGNSGGPLFNLNGEVVGINSQIYTRSGGFMGVSFAIPIDVAMDVSNQLKSGGKVSRGWLGVVIQEVNKDLAESFGLDKPAGALVAQIQDDGPAAKGGLQVGDVILSMNGQPIVMSADLPHLVGALKAGAKANLEVIRDGKRKNVELTVGAIPDEDKELDALPKSGAETNSNRLGVSVAELSAEQKKTYDLKGGVVIKEVQDGPAALIGLQPGDIITHLNNQAIGSSKEFAEIAKALPKNRSVSMRVLRQGRASFITFKLAE; encoded by the coding sequence ATGTCGATACCAAGCTTGAAGTCTTATCTCTCCATTTTCGCCACTGTGCTGGTGCTCGGTCAGGCTGTTCCTGCAGTCCAGGCGGCTGAAGCAGCCAGCCCGGCCAACCTGCCTGATTTCACCCAGTTGGTTGAACAGGCCTCGCCTGCGGTAGTGAACATCAGTACCACGCAAAAACTGCCGGATCGCAAAGTGAACCAGCAGATGCCTGACCTGGAAGGCTTGCCGCCGATGCTGCGCGAGTTCTTCGAGCGCGGCATGCCGCCGCAACAGCGTTCTCCGCGTGGTGATCGTCAGCGTGAAGCGCAGTCGTTGGGTTCGGGCTTCATCATTTCGCCGGATGGCTACATCCTGACCAACAACCACGTGATCGCCGATGCCGATGAAATTCTCGTTCGTCTGGCAGATCGCAGTGAAATGAAAGCCAAGCTGATCGGCACCGATCCACGTTCCGACGTGGCGCTACTGAAAATCGAAGGCAAGGATCTGCCAGTGCTCAAGCTTGGCAAATCCCAAGATCTGAAAGCCGGTCAGTGGGTCGTGGCAATCGGTTCGCCATTCGGCTTTGACCATACCGTGACCCAAGGCATCGTCAGTGCCGTCGGCCGCAGCCTGCCGAACGAAAACTATGTGCCGTTCATCCAGACCGACGTGCCGATCAACCCGGGCAACTCCGGTGGCCCTCTGTTCAACCTGAACGGTGAAGTGGTCGGGATCAACTCGCAGATCTACACCCGTTCCGGTGGCTTCATGGGCGTGTCGTTCGCCATTCCGATCGACGTGGCGATGGACGTTTCCAATCAGCTGAAAAGCGGTGGCAAGGTCAGCCGTGGCTGGCTGGGCGTCGTCATCCAGGAAGTGAACAAGGATCTGGCGGAGTCGTTCGGTCTGGACAAGCCGGCCGGTGCGCTGGTTGCACAGATTCAGGATGACGGCCCGGCTGCCAAGGGCGGCTTGCAAGTGGGGGACGTGATCTTGAGCATGAACGGTCAACCGATCGTCATGTCCGCTGACCTGCCACATCTGGTGGGTGCCTTGAAGGCTGGTGCCAAGGCCAATCTCGAAGTGATTCGTGACGGCAAGCGCAAGAATGTGGAGCTGACGGTCGGCGCCATTCCTGATGAAGACAAGGAACTGGATGCCCTGCCGAAATCCGGTGCCGAGACCAACAGCAATCGTCTGGGTGTTTCCGTTGCCGAGCTGAGCGCCGAGCAGAAGAAAACCTACGACCTGAAAGGTGGTGTGGTGATCAAGGAAGTGCAGGACGGTCCTGCGGCCCTGATCGGTCTGCAACCGGGCGACATCATCACCCACCTGAACAACCAGGCCATTGGTTCTTCCAAGGAGTTTGCCGAGATCGCCAAGGCGCTGCCGAAGAACCGTTCGGTGTCGATGCGCGTTCTGCGTCAGGGTCGTGCCAGCTTCATCACCTTCAAACTGGCTGAATGA